gagtggggtggcaggggggacacaggcccacccactccactgtgtcccagcccggggccctagcagcggcgtggatccgctgcagtcagtggggatcctggccgcaacacactgacatgggcacgtcagtgccctcagccggacaggggtcggctacccccgggctacactccatctccccctcctcggatACCTGCTtatcgctgggctcggcagcggggtcccacaccatgggctcctcggcgtgctgaaggcggtctaggtcgggctgctcctccggactcgggtcaggggtacgctcgggccgctcctcggggtaccgggctcggggcaggttcggccagtccacctcggggtaccgggctcgagggaggctcggtcggtccacgtcaggatacctggctcgagggaggctcggtccgtccacgtcaggatacctggctcgagggaggctcggtccgtccacgtcagggtacctggctcgagggaggctcggtccagcaggagcccgatcaggagcatctgtcctctccagccgctgggctccaactgagcgctgaggccgggcgtttgtacttcctgtcccaccccttaacttccggggggcgggaacaggtggtggtggctccgcccactgaggtggctgttccggttcctctctctcaggggccgtcggcagccaggccgcctcactacacagccctagaaaaaaatgttttcagccagctctaattcCGCCTGATAACCTCCTCCAAAGCGATGAGAGGCAGTTAACTGTACTGGGCTCATTAAGAAAAGGGGGGAAGGGTCAAATTCTCTCTGTAAGGACATCTGAGCCACCTCTGAGCCTGTCAGTGGAGCTGCATGAATGCAATAGCCTacggcttggtctacactacaaagttaggttgacataagcccctagttgtgcatgtgtctacactataATTTGTCTCCCACTAATGTATGTTCTCTATTAGACTgacatagtaacaccacctcGCCAAGCAGCGCTGAGCCATGGTCAACATACTGAGGTTGGCGCAGCACAAGTGTAGACATTGCATTATCTATgttgaccctaacagtcctccagcagcagattCACAATGCCTGACACTGACCTCTCTGGTCTCAATTGTAACTCCACCGCCCAGGGGTCACAAAGACTGGAAGCCCCTCCCCAGACTTTAAAACTCTGCAATTTTTGAAATGTGTTTTCCCAATTGCCTACCTTGGTGAGCACACCTCTAGAAACTCTCCATTGtggtgtgcaactgcccagctgagtGTGCCAGCTTCAAGCTCCAGACATGCTCCACCATGGAATAGGCAGGAGATATTGCACCTCCTGGgcatgtggggagaggaggctgtgcaggcataGCTATGGACCAGCTATAGAAATGTGACATCTGTGAGCAGATCACACTGGAGATGCAGTAGGAGGGGTAcaacagggaccagcagcagtgctgcatgaaagtaAGGCCAGAGAAGCCAACAACAGATCTGGTGCCGAGCTGCAGACCTGCCGCTTTTACAAAGAATTGCATATGCCATACTTGGCAttgaccccaccaccaccctgcatGCTACAGGCACTTTGGTGTTGGATTCAAGAACCTGAAGCAAAAGACACTGCTCAGCGTACCCTGgagtgggtgttttgctcatacTTTTATGTTCAGGAATCCTGCTTGtgctgttttcccaaattaatgccaggTTACTTTTATTGAAGAAAAACtctttctacactcagactctgcctGTGAGAGGGGAAGAATTGCCTCTTAGAGGAACCCAGAGGGGAGCATGAAATTTTCCCAGgttagtggggggtgggggaggcttgagccagttctgttatattgttgaaaaggaaccccctaGAGACTGAACCCAGCTCTTCTTGCTGCCCACTCCAGCggacagaagggttacataaatgAGTCAAGTTTGCAGCCACTGGCCACCTGCCCTGCATGCCTGGTGTTGGAAGGGTTAACCCAAGCCCTGTCTAGGAACGGTTTGTTACACCTATTTTAAATATGTGCCTTAGCAGGCCTTACCTCCAGCAGTGCAGGGGGTGCCACTCCCACAATGGAGGGTGAGGGCATCTCAGGGGATCAGCAGCAGCATTCCTGGCAGTTTGGGGAGATGCTCATTTTGGGCACCAGAGATGAGTACTTCACTGTTTGTGCTGGCACCTCTCGTCTGAGTGGGAGACAGTGATCTCAACGGCGGGTATGTGAAGCAGGCAGTGCAAACTTTACTGAAACAGTACTTACGGCAAGTGTCAATCATTCAGGGCTGGCTGAGATCCAAATGGCACCCAAACTGCACTACATGTGGGAGATGAACGGGAGTGTCCGCGTGTGGTGCTAGAGAGAAATACCAAGTGTGACTAAACTGTGTACGGCTTCTGGGGGCAGAGCAGCAGTGGAAAAGCCTCATTTGGAAACGCTGTCACCACTGTGAGTAGCTAGGGGTGGATAGATGAGCCCCACATCCCTCTGCATATCCCTGGAGGGCCGCAGGCTGCTGTGCCACACCTtcaatagctgctttcaactacctgaaagggggttccaaagaggatggagctcggctgttttcagtggtaccagatgacagaacaaggagtaatggtctcaagttgcagtgggcgAGGTCTagactggatattaggaaaacctttttcactaggagggcggtgaagcactggaatgggttacctagggaggtggtggaatctccttccttagaggtttttaaagtcaggcttgacaaagccttggctgggatgatttagtttggaattggtcctgctctgagcagggggttggactacatgacctcctgaggtcccatccaacctTGATAttgtatgattttatgattcaagCCCTTCTTCCACCGAGAGAATGTAACTGCCAAGCACTTGACTGTAAAGTGAAAGCACGGACACTAGGTGCTGGGGTCTAAGCAGATACCACTGATCCACAGTGTGTAGCCTTAAGggatgtctacacttgaaactttTGCTACCACAAGTTACATCATCACACAGTTAATACACCACTTGTGCATGTGTACACTTGGCTCCTTGCGTCCACGCTGTGTGTGGTCACCAGGAGTGTGTGTTTTGATGTAAAGTGCAGTGCACGATGGGTAGATGTCCCAGTATGCAGCTCACCCCCGTCAAGAGCACTTCTTTCGGGAAGTGTTGGCAATGTCTGGTGGGACAGAAACGAGTAGTGCAGGGGTGACTGCGGGCTCAAGTTCCCATCATGCAATTTTCTCCACCCAATAATGCCATTTCCATCCCATAATTTTGATGCCTGTTTTGAAAATCCTATGAACCCACATGGACCTTGTCACTGCTTCCATCTCTgagagaagcatggagcctgcacagctctgcactattatCTTGAGCGTTGCATGCAGAGGATGCGCAGTCCTCCGGTATTTGCAGAGCTGTAAGAAGAGCTGCGGGGAACATGATGATTTCCTGCAGGGCACATTGAGGTGAGACGTAGCAAGAACCAATTCAAGGTCATTGGTGGTGTTCGCCAAGCAGCTGCAGATGTTAGAGCACCAACTTTGGGACCTCAGAAcggagcactgactggtgggatcacatcctAATGCAGGCTTAGGaggatgagcagtggctgcagaactttcagatgctcAAGGTCATATTCCTGGATCTGtttgctgagctcgccccaactCTTCGGTGCAGGGACACCACAATGAGAACTGCACTGACAGTCAagaagtgagtggtgattgcactgtggaaacttgtaATGCTGGATTGCTACCAGTCAATATCATTTTGGAGCTGGAAAATCCACATCGGGGATGTTGTCATGCAAGTCTGCAGGGtcattaatcatctcctgctatgtaggactgtgactctcagcaacGTGCAGGACAtaatggatggatttgcagcaatggatTCCCGAGCTGCAGTGGAATGATAGACAGTGTGCATATCCCTATTtcggcaccagaccaccttgccacagagtacatcaacaaaaagagctatttttctatggttatgcaagtgctggtggatcacggGGGGCAATTCGTTGACATCAGTGTTGGCTGGTCAGAGAAGGTGCATGATGAATGGATCTTCTAGAACAGAGGACTGTTGGGAAATCTACAAGCAGGGACCTTCTTTCCTGACCAGTAGATTACTATTGGCAATGTTGAAAtaccaatagtgatcctgggtaCCCAGTCTAccctttaccccccacccccagctcatgaaaccgtacactGGGCACCTTGACaacaccaaggaaagattcagctactggttcagcaggtgcagaatgacaatgGAATGTGCCTTTAGTAGATTGAAGGGATGCTGGTGTTGTTTACTCACCAGactggatctcagtgagaaaaacaTCTCCATGGTTGTGGCTCCCTGTTTTGTCCTGCATAATAACTATGAGGCAAAGCGGGGAAGTTGCTTCCAGAGTGCCAGTAgagtggctgtctgctgagtttgaacagccggGCATGAGGACTCTCAGAAGAGCTTAGCATGGAGCTCTATGGCTTGGGGTGGCTTTGAAAGAGAACATtaacagtgagccacagtaatgtatTGTGGTGTGCTGTGCTCTACCTGGCCCAGCCGTTCAGGGGCCTGTTAGGAACAGTGTGGCTCTTGGTGCACATCTATGAATCTAACACTGTTGATGCATCTATTAATGTTGTGGTGCTTGCTGGGTGTTTATGATTATTACATtgtttgtcactgatcctatgGGTTGGGTCACAGTGTACAATGCCACTGCTTTCACTGGCACCAGACatcatgcagcatatgctggaAACTAATAACAATgaattattccccccccccccaaaatagttTACTGACTAACAAAAACATCTCAAAACAGTTAAATGTAAAATCATTAAAATCTTAGTAAATTTACGACAGAGTGTAAAGAAGAGGAAGGGACATTCAGGTCCATTTTAGCCACACATACGTCAGCCATAGCTCTCAGTGTATGTGATGCTGTGGTTGTCCTTACTGCCCCCCAGGGTGGAGCGGGAGGGCCACGGCCCCTGATGCCCAGTGGAATGTTGATCGGGGAGGTAGGGAGGTGCTATGTTGCAGTTCTCCAGACTGCAAAGGGAGGCAAgtccacaagagtctgcagcatctgtgtgcTGCCAGAGAAGCTCCATTATGTcttggtgcatctccctctcctttaccTGCTGGGCCACCGGGCCCTTTGGCCGGTTCACTCTTTCCCTTTCCATACATTCTGCAATATTCATTTGCCAGGCCCTCTGTTCAGGGTCTGGTGCaacactggcttgcaggatctcacagAAAATGTCATTCTGAGTCCTCTTTTTTGttctccttatctggctcaggtgTTCCACAGGCGTGGAGAGGGAGCCCTTCCAGGCCACAACGGCTGCAGCTACATataaaacacacagaggtaccattgtcagtATAGCCACAATGGAAATCGAAAGATTCAGAattcccttcccttgctcccctaaagttttaaacaacGCTTGCTAATTGTCACTTCTGCTTGGCAGTGATTGTGCACAGTGCCATTCCAAGCTCCAGCAATGGTGAGTACTcattcccccaccctgctcagctgGCACGATTTCCCACAGGCAATGGCGATGTTAGCTGGTCTCTCACTCCTGGGAGTAACAAAGGCATagaaagcacagctgctgctggtgtcacAAAGATGCCCAACCAGGCccgtatgctgctagcctgtttaAGGCAAGGGTGCCTGCCGAAGTTCTCACCAACTGGTGTGGGAAAGCATCCTACCATGGAGggagaaataaggctgccatccctagaaaccatctggagaggattgcagagtacctccatgggAGTTTCATGGGCTCTCTCAGGAGGATACAAGGGATATTCCTGTGTACAGAAACAACTGCTCCACATGCCACCTCCATCAGCCTAACTCTACAAGTGATTGAAGAGCAGATGATAAACCAACCTCTCTCGGTTGTACCACTACCTCTTCTAGCACAAGCAAATTAATGAAAAGTCGATAGCTGTGTCCTGCTATTTTGGGGGCACCATCACTGTGATGGGAAATAAATTTACACACTTACCCAAAATTCCTTTCCCAGCATCAGGTTTGCCCATGCTCGACTGCCAGGACTGCagtggagtctcaaacaggtcctggctcatgGCATAGCTGCTCCCCCATTGCATGTTTCCatcctccacctcttcctcctccacactgTTCATGCCTGGGGTCAATGTCTCAGGCTTCTCAGAGGTATACACTGCTAAGGCACATATTTAAAATAGGTGTAACAAACCTTTCCTAGACAGGGCTTGGGTTAACCCTTCCAACACCAGGCATGCAGGGCAGGTGGCAAGTGGCTGTAAACTTGACTcatatgtgtaacccttctgccagttggagtGGGCAGCAAGAAgagccgggttcagtatctagggggttccttttcaacaatataaCAGAACTGgttcgagcccccacccagtaacctgggaaaattttaTGCTCCCCTCTGGGTTCCTCCAAGAGGCAATTCTTCCCCtttcgcaagcacagagtctgagtgtagaaagagtttttctttaataaaagtaacCTAGAATTAATTTGGGTAAACAGCACAAGCAGGATTCCTGAACATAAAAgtatgagcaaaacacccactcCAGGGTACGCTGGGCAGTGTCTTTTGCTTCAGATTCTTGAATCCGACACCAAAGTGCCTGTAGTGTTCAGGGTGGTGATGGGGTCTATGCCAAGTACGGCATGCAATCCAACACCACAGTGCCTGTAGTGTTCCCCCCCTtaacaccccactcacagtttttGTCTCTGGTCAGTGAAGACCTAGAGTTCAGAGGTACATTTGTATGAATTCTTGTCCAACCATGGTGGAGGTGGGGGCACCAGCTGGTCCTGCTGGCTGAATGCTCGCCGCTTCCGCCAGCCACTCCCATCGGTCACCTTTGGCTGCCACCTGTGTTAGTATATAGGCTGGTTTGTCAgactgagatagaattttgggtttactTTCGATACTCATACCCTTACTAATATGTATGAAGAACAAAGATGCTATGCATTGAATTTCCCAGAACCAGATGTTGCTTTTAGCACAATGAGAAAAGATAAGGGATAGAGCTAAAAGTTTTACAGGGTAtggcgggagggggagaagagaaagcCCTCTAGCAAGCtgtctctctgctgtgacctctgcaggtcagTTTCTTGAGGTTCTACCCAACTGTTAGATCTTGTCAGTTCTTTGCAGGCTGGATAGAAATGCTGTCCTACCACAAGCATtttcagctctgattgagcaCTTAAAAACAGAAGACTCCCAATGGAGCCTCTTTAGCTCTTTTGTTGAACactggggaggaacaggttaaaccagactgGGGGTTGTGCACACCTTCTAGCAAGATCACCTGTCCCCACCCACTCTTACTCTCACAGGGGGCTGGCATTCGAGACCCTGGCTTAatgaggtcctttcagctgagggtgatctctcatttgggacaggtaaagcacagttctgctcccctttactcCTACAATAAAGACAACAGCATTGATAACAACATTTCACTGCCCCAGCATTCAAtattaaagtgatttgtaacccaacaccagccaaagttgatcactttgatcACTATGTGCTGGATAGCTAGGCAGAATAGATGTGtacatgtaaatacagtttgctcctgaagactctccccctcccagctagctgtcaggggagaactcaatcagaccctgcttacatctgCAACCACAACTCCCATGACTGTGTACCCGGATCAAGTAGCTGCAAGACAAAGTAACTGTACATGCAAATCAGGTGTATTTGCATACTTAAATTGTCTGGAAGCCAAGCTCCAGGATTCCCATAGGAAATGATCACTTTGATTAGCAGGTGTCTTTGTATTTTAT
The sequence above is a segment of the Mauremys mutica isolate MM-2020 ecotype Southern chromosome 12, ASM2049712v1, whole genome shotgun sequence genome. Coding sequences within it:
- the LOC123346996 gene encoding uncharacterized protein LOC123346996; the protein is MERLPLISVGLSHVPSSWHSWEQNQVRSMETPLMDTVGAEAAPESLLCGWTGAEAMQVLPVCQEKAVQSIREQLARRERQVYTSEKPETLTPGMNSVEEEEVEDGNMQWGSSYAMSQDLFETPLQSWQSSMGKPDAGKGILAAAVVAWKGSLSTPVEHLSQIRRTKKRTQNDIFCEILQASVAPDPEQRAWQMNIAECMERERVNRPKGPVAQQVKEREMHQDIMELLWQHTDAADSCGLASLCSLENCNIAPPYLPDQHSTGHQGPWPSRSTLGGSKDNHSITYTESYG